In one window of Sinorhizobium chiapasense DNA:
- a CDS encoding amino acid ABC transporter permease, which translates to MGPIGENEFFFLMQGLKWTVLLAIVGFIGGGIFGILIALLRTSKTKVARTITASYIGVFQGTPLLMQLFVVYYGVALLGIEVNAWIAVAIAFTLHASAFLGEIWRGSIEAVPKGQTEAANALGLHYVSRMKDVILPQALKISMPATIGFLVQLIKGTSLAAIVGFIELTRAGQIISNQTYRPLLVFGIVGAIYFIICWPLSHAGSGLEKRMAKAAR; encoded by the coding sequence ATGGGTCCCATCGGCGAAAATGAATTCTTCTTTTTGATGCAGGGTTTGAAGTGGACCGTGCTGCTCGCGATCGTGGGGTTCATCGGTGGGGGGATATTCGGGATCCTGATCGCGCTGTTGCGCACCTCAAAGACGAAAGTCGCCCGGACGATCACCGCAAGCTATATCGGCGTTTTCCAGGGCACGCCCCTTCTGATGCAGCTCTTCGTTGTCTATTACGGCGTTGCGCTGTTGGGCATCGAGGTCAACGCGTGGATCGCGGTCGCAATCGCCTTCACGCTCCATGCCAGTGCTTTCCTGGGCGAGATCTGGCGCGGCTCCATCGAGGCTGTGCCGAAGGGCCAGACGGAAGCCGCCAACGCCCTCGGTCTGCATTATGTCTCGCGGATGAAAGACGTCATCCTGCCGCAGGCCCTGAAAATATCGATGCCGGCCACGATCGGCTTCCTTGTCCAGCTCATCAAGGGCACGTCGCTGGCAGCAATCGTCGGCTTCATTGAACTGACTCGTGCTGGCCAGATCATTTCAAACCAGACCTATCGTCCGCTGCTCGTCTTCGGGATCGTCGGCGCAATCTACTTCATCATTTGCTGGCCGCTCTCCCATGCCGGAAGTGGTCTCGAAAAACGGATGGCGAAAGCTGCCCGCTAA
- a CDS encoding amino acid ABC transporter permease, giving the protein MTYTFDFGAVLDRAPELLWASFGTLGLSLAGMLLALVIGILGVVARTSKSDITRTLVIVFVEVVRNTPFLVQIFFIYFALPLMGIRLNPTVTAIIALGINGGAYAIEIIRGGVESVSRGQIEAGFALGLHKADVFRLIVLKPALRAIYPSLTSQFIMLTLTTSVCTSIAAYELTSAAQRIESDTFRSFEVYFTVTAVYLVISTLMMGLFALISRHYFNYPTR; this is encoded by the coding sequence ATGACTTATACGTTTGATTTCGGTGCGGTCCTCGACCGCGCCCCGGAATTGCTATGGGCTTCGTTTGGGACGCTCGGCCTTTCGCTGGCCGGGATGCTTCTCGCACTCGTCATCGGAATCCTGGGCGTCGTTGCCAGGACTTCAAAGAGCGACATCACGCGCACTCTCGTTATCGTGTTCGTCGAGGTCGTGCGTAATACGCCATTCCTGGTGCAGATCTTCTTCATATATTTTGCCCTTCCTCTCATGGGCATCCGCCTCAATCCGACTGTCACGGCCATAATTGCTCTCGGCATCAACGGTGGCGCGTACGCGATCGAAATCATCCGAGGTGGGGTCGAGAGCGTGTCGCGTGGCCAGATCGAGGCTGGCTTCGCCCTCGGACTGCACAAGGCGGACGTCTTCCGGCTCATCGTGCTCAAGCCGGCACTTCGGGCGATTTATCCCTCGCTTACCAGCCAATTCATCATGCTCACTCTGACAACCTCTGTCTGCACGTCAATCGCCGCCTACGAGCTGACCTCGGCAGCTCAGCGAATCGAGTCAGACACCTTCCGCAGCTTCGAAGTGTATTTCACGGTGACCGCTGTCTACCTGGTTATTTCGACGCTGATGATGGGCCTCTTTGCCCTCATTTCTCGCCACTACTTCAACTACCCGACGCGATAG
- a CDS encoding sugar phosphate isomerase/epimerase family protein — MTVATPGPSLELGVAHFSSIALPPKEFAVMAARAGFASIGLRLHPAFPGAPFYELPVGSQRVQEFKTVADSEGIKVFDIEFFVIDDNFVAASHEATVAAAANIGARRLSVCGDDRDGGRLATNLSEFCALAARYGMSVDIENMGWRTVRTFGDSVAVVNSCGAENAGALVDGIHFFRNGASIDELRANAGKVKHVQLCDVRGPAPNSSDAMIAEARSGRLAPGEGELPLMELWTAAKHSAAISVEVPLVGSVDPQAHLKHLHDSAVGLLRPDH, encoded by the coding sequence ATGACCGTCGCGACGCCAGGACCGAGCCTTGAACTGGGCGTGGCACATTTTTCATCCATCGCGCTGCCGCCCAAGGAATTCGCCGTGATGGCTGCTCGGGCGGGTTTTGCGTCGATAGGTCTGCGTCTGCACCCTGCCTTTCCCGGAGCCCCTTTCTACGAGTTGCCGGTGGGCAGCCAGAGGGTCCAGGAGTTCAAGACAGTTGCCGATAGCGAAGGCATCAAGGTGTTCGATATCGAGTTCTTCGTGATCGACGACAACTTCGTTGCGGCCTCCCATGAGGCGACCGTGGCAGCCGCTGCGAACATAGGGGCGCGCCGGCTGAGTGTTTGCGGCGATGATCGAGACGGCGGCCGTCTTGCCACAAACCTTTCTGAGTTTTGCGCCCTCGCGGCGCGATATGGCATGTCAGTCGACATCGAAAACATGGGCTGGCGGACGGTAAGAACCTTTGGCGACAGTGTTGCGGTCGTGAATTCCTGTGGAGCAGAGAACGCTGGTGCCCTCGTTGACGGGATTCACTTCTTCCGAAACGGCGCCTCGATCGACGAGCTCCGCGCAAATGCCGGGAAGGTAAAACACGTCCAGCTTTGCGACGTCCGCGGGCCTGCTCCCAACTCATCGGACGCAATGATCGCCGAGGCGAGAAGTGGCAGGCTCGCTCCCGGCGAAGGCGAACTGCCGTTGATGGAGCTTTGGACCGCAGCCAAGCATAGCGCCGCTATCTCGGTTGAAGTGCCGCTCGTCGGGTCGGTAGACCCGCAGGCACATCTGAAGCATCTGCATGACAGCGCAGTGGGACTACTGAGACCGGATCATTGA
- a CDS encoding GntR family transcriptional regulator yields MVPDDDGAFAPTTEDAPSSSGFLDDGKNTIGSQLASRLREAIISGELQAGSKINLDKARKTFNVSLSPLREGLARLISDGLVEFEDNRGYRVSSISLANLEEITTLREEFEVFALRESMRLGDVEWEGNVMRALHRLNRTERDAARPETLERWEELHREFHLTLISGCGKPILLHFCRLLLNLNDRYRRVFLTRTSGDRNVSQEHSEIAQGAVARDLDYACDMLRQHVHRTGTNLRDHLATKGIS; encoded by the coding sequence ATGGTACCGGATGACGACGGCGCATTTGCTCCGACGACAGAAGATGCCCCATCGTCTTCTGGCTTTCTCGACGACGGCAAAAACACAATTGGGAGCCAGCTTGCATCCCGTCTTCGTGAGGCGATCATCTCCGGCGAGCTTCAGGCCGGCAGCAAGATCAATCTCGACAAGGCGCGCAAGACGTTCAACGTGAGCCTCAGTCCGCTGCGTGAAGGGTTGGCGCGGCTGATATCGGACGGTCTGGTGGAGTTCGAGGACAATCGCGGCTACCGCGTTTCATCAATTTCCTTGGCCAATCTGGAAGAGATCACCACCCTGCGCGAAGAGTTTGAAGTCTTTGCGCTTCGCGAGTCCATGCGGCTCGGCGATGTGGAGTGGGAGGGCAACGTCATGCGCGCGCTGCATCGCCTTAACCGCACCGAGCGCGACGCGGCTCGGCCAGAGACACTGGAGCGCTGGGAAGAACTCCACCGCGAATTTCATCTGACACTCATCTCTGGCTGCGGGAAGCCGATCCTGCTCCATTTTTGCAGATTGCTTCTTAATCTCAACGACCGTTATCGCCGGGTGTTTCTGACCCGCACGTCAGGTGACCGCAACGTCAGCCAGGAGCACAGTGAGATTGCGCAAGGAGCCGTCGCGCGGGATCTGGACTATGCGTGCGATATGTTGCGTCAGCATGTCCACCGCACGGGAACCAATCTGCGCGATCACCTCGCGACAAAGGGGATCTCGTGA
- a CDS encoding intradiol ring-cleavage dioxygenase has protein sequence MVIKTESDLTPAVLAVMNRTEDPRLREILVAMVKHLHAFVREVRLTEVEFREATAMLNEIGKLHTDHHNEFVLMAGSLGVSSLVCLLNNGDRGQTETSQSLLGPFWRLNSPRVENGGSIIRSETPGTPLFVHAKVVDRDGKPIAGAEVDVWHASPVGLYENQDPDQAEMNLRGKFMTDEQGRFWFRTVKMVGYPIPVDGVVGRLLKAQGRHPYRPAHLHALIFKHGYKTLISQVFDPSDPNIDSDVQFGVTAALTGDFIRHEEPHPTEADIPGPWFSLDYTYVMEPGEAVLPRPPIK, from the coding sequence ATGGTGATCAAAACTGAAAGCGATCTGACGCCAGCCGTCCTCGCGGTGATGAATCGCACTGAAGACCCCCGCCTGCGAGAAATCCTCGTCGCGATGGTCAAGCATCTTCATGCCTTCGTGCGCGAGGTTCGACTGACGGAGGTCGAGTTTCGGGAGGCGACAGCCATGCTGAATGAAATCGGGAAGCTGCATACTGATCACCACAACGAGTTTGTGCTGATGGCCGGTTCTCTTGGCGTGTCTTCACTTGTCTGCCTGCTGAACAATGGCGACAGAGGACAGACTGAGACCTCCCAGTCGCTGTTGGGCCCATTCTGGCGCCTCAACTCTCCGCGAGTCGAAAATGGCGGGTCGATCATCCGATCCGAGACGCCGGGCACTCCCTTGTTCGTGCATGCCAAGGTCGTTGACCGCGACGGTAAGCCAATTGCCGGCGCCGAAGTGGATGTGTGGCATGCATCTCCCGTCGGTCTTTATGAAAACCAGGACCCGGACCAGGCCGAGATGAACTTGCGCGGCAAATTCATGACCGACGAGCAAGGCCGGTTCTGGTTCAGGACCGTCAAGATGGTCGGGTATCCGATACCGGTCGATGGCGTTGTCGGACGCCTGCTCAAAGCTCAGGGACGCCATCCGTACCGACCAGCGCACCTGCACGCACTGATCTTCAAGCACGGATACAAGACGCTGATTTCCCAGGTCTTCGACCCCAGCGACCCGAACATCGACTCCGATGTTCAGTTCGGTGTCACGGCAGCGCTGACCGGCGACTTCATTCGTCATGAGGAGCCCCATCCGACCGAAGCGGATATTCCTGGTCCGTGGTTCTCGCTCGACTACACCTATGTCATGGAGCCCGGCGAAGCCGTTTTGCCGCGTCCCCCGATCAAATAA
- a CDS encoding fumarylacetoacetate hydrolase family protein, which yields MITEEERRAAADALLKAEIERKPIVQPSETYKNLELEDAYRIQALWAEARVAKGARIVGHKIGLTSRAMQMASKMTEPDYGCILDDALYNDGAQIRADLFIKPRLEVELAFVMGEDLVGPGTRIYDVMRATEFVVPALEIIDYRTEVPRAITDTIADNAAFGALVVGGRIIRPMDIDIRWVGATLSKNGIIEESGVSAAIMGHPAAGIAWLVNKLHAVGGGLKKGQIVLAGSFTRPVDIAKGDVIQADYGPVGSIGVSFV from the coding sequence ATGATCACCGAAGAAGAACGTCGGGCCGCGGCAGACGCGCTGCTCAAAGCTGAAATCGAGCGGAAGCCGATCGTACAGCCTAGCGAGACCTACAAGAACCTCGAACTCGAGGACGCCTACCGGATTCAGGCTTTGTGGGCGGAGGCGAGGGTGGCCAAGGGCGCACGGATCGTCGGGCATAAGATTGGCCTGACGTCACGCGCAATGCAGATGGCTTCGAAGATGACGGAGCCAGACTACGGCTGCATTCTTGACGATGCGCTTTACAACGACGGAGCGCAGATCAGGGCTGACTTGTTTATCAAGCCGCGCCTCGAGGTCGAGCTGGCCTTTGTTATGGGTGAGGATCTCGTCGGGCCCGGCACCAGGATCTATGACGTCATGCGTGCGACCGAGTTCGTTGTCCCGGCGCTCGAGATCATCGACTACCGGACCGAGGTCCCTCGAGCGATCACCGATACCATTGCGGACAACGCGGCTTTCGGCGCCCTCGTCGTTGGCGGCCGTATAATTCGCCCGATGGACATTGATATCCGTTGGGTCGGAGCGACTCTTTCCAAGAACGGCATCATCGAGGAGTCGGGCGTGTCGGCGGCGATCATGGGACATCCGGCAGCCGGCATCGCGTGGCTGGTCAACAAACTTCATGCTGTGGGCGGTGGCCTGAAGAAGGGACAAATAGTCCTGGCCGGCTCCTTCACGCGTCCTGTCGATATCGCGAAAGGTGATGTCATTCAGGCCGACTATGGCCCTGTTGGCTCCATCGGCGTGTCGTTCGTGTGA
- the hpaI gene encoding 4-hydroxy-2-oxoheptanedioate aldolase, with translation MEHPVNRFKRKLLAGQSQIGLWCGLPGNYAAEIVAPSGFDWLLFDTEHSPGDVLTVLPQLQAVAPYDVSPVVRPAINDPVLIKRFLDIGVQTLLIPYIQNAEEAKAAVAAVRYPPDGIRGVSALTRATRFGRVANYAQNAEREICLLLQVETREALGNLESIASVEGVDGVFVGPADLAASFGHRGQPSHPEVVDAIVDAIERLKALGKPAGILTPDEKFAARCISLGTLFTAVGVDVAVLARGSEALAARFASQGAYRDAGT, from the coding sequence ATGGAACATCCTGTCAATCGGTTCAAGCGGAAGCTCCTTGCTGGTCAAAGTCAGATCGGCCTGTGGTGTGGCCTGCCGGGAAACTACGCCGCGGAAATCGTCGCGCCTTCAGGTTTCGATTGGCTCCTGTTCGACACGGAACATTCTCCGGGTGACGTTCTGACCGTCCTGCCACAATTGCAAGCGGTCGCACCATACGACGTTTCCCCAGTCGTCCGCCCGGCCATCAACGACCCCGTTCTCATCAAACGTTTCCTGGATATTGGCGTTCAGACACTGCTCATTCCCTACATTCAGAACGCGGAAGAGGCGAAAGCCGCAGTCGCGGCGGTGCGATATCCTCCGGATGGAATTCGTGGTGTTTCTGCCCTGACGCGCGCCACTCGTTTCGGCCGAGTTGCGAACTATGCGCAAAATGCGGAACGGGAAATTTGCCTGTTGCTGCAAGTTGAGACGCGGGAAGCGCTTGGCAACCTCGAGTCGATTGCCTCGGTAGAGGGAGTGGATGGGGTATTCGTAGGACCGGCAGATCTAGCAGCGAGTTTCGGACACAGGGGCCAACCGAGCCACCCGGAAGTGGTCGATGCAATTGTCGACGCGATTGAACGCCTGAAAGCGTTGGGCAAACCTGCGGGCATTCTTACCCCGGATGAGAAGTTCGCGGCACGGTGCATCTCACTGGGAACACTATTTACTGCCGTTGGTGTCGATGTCGCTGTTCTGGCAAGGGGATCGGAAGCACTCGCGGCACGATTTGCATCGCAAGGAGCGTACCGCGATGCCGGAACGTGA
- a CDS encoding transporter substrate-binding domain-containing protein has translation MPERDELLTEIAPTGVIRAAVNMSNAALVQLDPVTGVLTGPSAQIAIALAAELDCSLSLVRYGSAADILAAAEGNEWDVAFIASDPSRADRFSFSPPYTTVTASFLVSDSSPLGSVEHVDVKGVRIAAARTAAYTKQLERQIRNAILLHTENPASALDMLVSSQCDAAAGLTESLSRFCEENPGFRLVEGTFSKVPQAIAVHRRCVHASTFLSDFIQQHCSAGKPSN, from the coding sequence ATGCCGGAACGTGATGAACTCCTCACTGAAATCGCACCGACGGGAGTCATCAGAGCGGCGGTCAACATGTCGAATGCCGCACTTGTCCAACTCGATCCAGTGACAGGCGTTCTAACAGGGCCGAGCGCGCAGATCGCGATCGCACTTGCGGCAGAACTCGACTGCAGTTTGTCGCTGGTCCGATACGGATCGGCCGCTGACATTCTCGCGGCTGCCGAAGGCAACGAGTGGGACGTTGCATTCATTGCTTCCGATCCGTCACGTGCCGACAGGTTCTCCTTCTCGCCCCCCTATACCACGGTGACCGCCAGCTTTCTGGTGTCAGACAGTAGCCCGCTGGGCAGCGTCGAGCATGTCGACGTCAAAGGGGTACGCATTGCCGCCGCCAGAACCGCTGCGTATACAAAGCAGCTTGAGCGACAGATTAGAAATGCAATCCTCCTCCATACCGAAAATCCCGCCTCCGCCCTGGACATGCTTGTATCCTCCCAGTGCGATGCGGCAGCGGGCTTGACCGAGTCCCTGTCACGTTTCTGCGAAGAGAATCCAGGTTTCCGCCTTGTTGAGGGGACATTCTCGAAAGTGCCTCAGGCGATCGCTGTGCATCGGAGGTGCGTTCACGCTTCAACCTTCCTGTCGGACTTCATCCAGCAGCATTGCAGTGCGGGTAAGCCGAGCAATTGA
- a CDS encoding 5' nucleotidase, NT5C type, with protein MKTHKPRVAVDMDEVIADANAHHTTWYVEKYGYQWSPDEIASNSLKKLVAPEHDEALEALLHRGDVFGVFDVMPGSQAALSKLTEKFEIFITTAAMEYPASCASKFAWLQKHFPFIPALNIVFCGDKSILAADFLIDDNVRHFTRFQGKGILFSAPHNLTVDYPRRVANWEEAVALLVD; from the coding sequence TTGAAAACTCATAAGCCCCGCGTAGCCGTCGACATGGACGAGGTTATCGCTGACGCCAATGCACACCATACCACATGGTATGTGGAGAAGTACGGCTACCAGTGGTCGCCGGACGAGATCGCAAGCAACTCGCTGAAGAAGCTTGTTGCACCTGAACACGACGAAGCACTGGAAGCGTTGCTTCACCGGGGTGACGTCTTCGGGGTCTTCGACGTGATGCCAGGAAGCCAAGCAGCGTTGTCGAAGCTGACGGAAAAGTTCGAGATTTTCATCACGACGGCAGCTATGGAGTACCCGGCTTCTTGTGCGTCGAAGTTCGCATGGCTGCAGAAGCATTTCCCGTTCATCCCGGCGCTCAACATTGTGTTCTGCGGGGATAAGAGCATCCTCGCTGCCGACTTCCTAATCGACGACAACGTTCGCCACTTCACTCGCTTCCAGGGCAAGGGCATCCTGTTTTCAGCACCACACAATCTGACGGTTGACTATCCCCGGCGGGTAGCCAATTGGGAAGAAGCGGTCGCTCTGCTTGTAGATTGA
- a CDS encoding MBL fold metallo-hydrolase, with product MLTRRGLIKSAAALVAAGTVSGGFTPALAKAPFQPFQAPGFYRMKLGNFELTALSDGTIPLPLPELYTNTDAEDARRALAAAFMGTPTDTSVNAFLVNTGDRLVLIDAGTGAYLDGALGELVANLEAAGYKADQIDDVILTHIHTDHSGGLTIKGKPVFANATVHVNKREHDFWMETPVGSRPANVPLSYFVEAHESLGPYAEAGRVRTFADNAGILPGIGSILRAGHTPGHSSIVVESAGAKIVFWGDITHGNVLQFDEPDVAIQFDTDQAEAIRAREAAFAHATDGKYLVAGAHIAFPGIGHVRRDATNYEWVPVNYAS from the coding sequence ATGCTCACCCGTAGAGGCCTCATCAAGAGCGCAGCGGCGCTCGTCGCGGCGGGAACCGTTTCGGGCGGGTTCACCCCGGCCCTCGCGAAGGCGCCCTTTCAACCTTTCCAGGCTCCCGGCTTTTACAGAATGAAGCTTGGGAACTTCGAACTGACGGCGCTTTCGGACGGTACTATTCCGTTGCCTCTTCCGGAGCTTTACACAAACACCGATGCCGAAGATGCGCGCAGAGCGCTGGCCGCGGCGTTCATGGGCACGCCCACAGATACGTCGGTCAACGCCTTCCTCGTCAACACGGGGGATAGGCTGGTGCTGATCGACGCCGGCACGGGCGCCTATCTCGATGGTGCGCTCGGCGAGCTCGTCGCCAATCTCGAGGCGGCCGGCTACAAAGCGGACCAGATTGACGATGTCATCCTGACGCATATCCATACCGACCATTCCGGCGGGCTGACGATCAAAGGCAAGCCGGTGTTCGCCAACGCGACCGTTCACGTCAACAAGCGTGAACATGATTTCTGGATGGAAACGCCTGTGGGGAGCCGACCGGCGAATGTGCCGCTGAGCTATTTCGTCGAGGCTCATGAGAGTCTAGGCCCCTATGCGGAAGCCGGCAGGGTTCGGACTTTCGCCGATAATGCCGGAATCTTGCCGGGCATCGGCTCGATCCTGCGGGCCGGGCACACGCCGGGGCACAGCTCGATCGTCGTGGAAAGCGCAGGCGCAAAGATCGTTTTCTGGGGCGACATTACCCATGGAAACGTGCTTCAGTTCGACGAGCCGGACGTGGCGATCCAGTTCGATACGGATCAGGCCGAGGCCATTCGTGCTAGGGAGGCGGCCTTCGCGCATGCGACCGACGGCAAATACCTGGTGGCCGGCGCTCACATTGCCTTTCCGGGCATCGGCCATGTTCGCCGCGATGCGACCAATTACGAATGGGTTCCCGTCAACTATGCCTCTTGA
- a CDS encoding LysR family transcriptional regulator: MLRDFSDTAAFVKVVQEGSFTGAARALRTPKTRISRKVQELEARLGAQLLHRTTRSLKLTEAGTIYFQRCEGLLKDIEDAESAVAELQQHPKGWLRITSPHWLSTRILAPVLSEFRRFYPDVYPQLLLAHEVLDVVAKDIDIALRLWEGSLPDSSLIARRLGDLPMGIYAAPAYLERHGSPSTPAELVNHGCLLTQFYFDKPVHAWPLTREGRRNEFPVRPVAVASDPEELHGFLLAGEGLQMTSHLRVRADVAAGRLVHVLPEWSGPAPTLYAMRAGGRIQPPKVRAFLDFLVPRLNLTEIRDENAAASH, from the coding sequence CGGTGCCGCGCGGGCGCTGCGAACGCCGAAGACGCGGATCAGCCGCAAGGTTCAGGAACTGGAGGCGCGGTTAGGGGCCCAGCTTCTCCACAGGACAACGCGCAGCCTGAAGCTCACCGAAGCTGGCACGATCTATTTCCAACGGTGCGAGGGCTTGCTCAAAGATATCGAAGATGCCGAAAGCGCCGTGGCCGAGCTGCAGCAACATCCCAAGGGCTGGCTCAGGATCACATCGCCACACTGGTTGTCGACGCGCATTCTAGCGCCGGTGCTCAGCGAATTCAGAAGGTTCTACCCGGATGTCTATCCGCAGTTGCTTTTGGCCCATGAGGTGCTGGATGTCGTTGCCAAGGATATTGATATCGCGCTGCGTCTGTGGGAGGGCTCCTTGCCCGATTCCTCGCTCATTGCCCGCCGGCTTGGCGATCTGCCAATGGGCATATATGCGGCTCCCGCTTATCTTGAAAGGCACGGAAGCCCTTCGACCCCGGCAGAGCTCGTAAATCATGGTTGCCTGTTGACACAGTTCTATTTCGACAAGCCGGTCCACGCCTGGCCTCTGACGCGCGAGGGGCGGCGCAACGAGTTCCCGGTACGCCCCGTTGCGGTGGCCAGCGATCCTGAAGAATTGCATGGCTTTCTACTGGCCGGCGAGGGTCTGCAAATGACCAGTCATCTCCGTGTCAGGGCGGACGTCGCGGCAGGACGTCTCGTCCACGTGCTGCCCGAATGGTCCGGGCCGGCCCCCACGCTTTACGCGATGAGAGCCGGCGGACGTATCCAGCCGCCAAAGGTCAGGGCGTTCCTCGACTTTCTGGTGCCGAGGTTGAACCTCACTGAGATCCGCGACGAGAATGCGGCTGCTTCGCACTGA